ACATCCtgacagacggagcacaggaactgatcttcagacagctGATTGCTGGCAGCAGCCATCTCTACACCCAGAGAACACAAGTCAAAGTGTCACTAAAAATGatttaaatacataattaatcATTAGAACTTTAGTTTAATTTGACTTTATTCCTTGACAGTTTTCACTTAAAGCAATCTGACCATGTGTCGTAATAGAATAATAAGAGtttaacttcctgtttgatTAGAGCTGTGAGTTTTGTTTTGACACCagttattaaaacacagtaGATATCATCAGCTGTTACTCACCAGTTTGTGAGTCAGCTGTTGAGAAGACGAGCAAAGTGTAATATTTCtttagaaaaaaacacagaGACGTGTCTCGACTGTCGCTCCGACAAACAGTAAGTTTCACTCCAGGAGTGTGACgtagaagccccgcctcctccagcagctctgaTTGGGAGGTGgtgtttcctcctccaggttgAGACTTGACTGGAGTTACAGACATGTGGCAGTTTAATCTCTGTAGGGAAACTATTATGCCTTTTTAATCTTCCTTTTCCTGCAGGCACCAGAACCCTTTTCACCAAAATAAGTCAGTCCCACATGCAAACAATAAATAAGTTTGTGTCACTTTACGGTCCAATGCAGCTCAGCAACAATCTCACTGTGAGTCCACAGCTCAGCTCTCTGTGAAGCTCTAACCTCCTCATGTAACATTACTTCTTATCTCTAGGTGTTGCTGAATCAGAGGAAGACGTTGAATATGTGCAGTCTGTTAAAGCCTTTAACAAATGCTCCTCACTCTGAGGTGTGCTCTGCTCACACCTAGTGGTCACAGGAGGGAAACACACCTTTGGGGATTTAACTTAATGCCGGGTTCACACCAAAAGAGTTGCGAAGctctgcgaggggcggggcttatctccgtgtctttACTCCGTGAAAACTGTTATATTTTCCTCCATCCACCACAGAGGAACTAACCACCAGTTCTGCTTTGTACTTGTTGTGGtgatcccacaaacgtcggaaaaTATAATGCCCTCGTGTTTgcgttcataacattaatatcatatatatacaggactgtctcagaaaattagaatattgtgatgaagttctttattttctgtcatgcaattaaaagaacaaaaatgtcatgcattctggattcattacaaatcaactgaaatattgcaagccttttattcttttaatattgctgattatggcttacagcttaagaaaactcaaatatcctatctctaaatattagaatatcatgaaaaagtatactagtagggtattaaacaaatcacttgaattgtctaattaactcgaaacacctgcaagggtttcctgagccttgacaaacactcagctgttataaatatttttttttacttggtctgaggaaatattaaaattttatgagataggattttagagttttcttaagctgtaagccataatcagcaatattaaaagaataaaaggcttgcaatatttcagttgatttgtaatgaatccagaatgcatgacatttttgtttttttaattgcattacagaaaataaagaactttatcacaatattctaattttctgagacagtcctgtatactagcagggccggagtggggccacttttcagcccgggaatttcaggctcaagaccagcccacttttttcatggtatagtggaaattggataaatgaagcaacagttcagctcttactatcctgtagttcttttatgaataccatggtccaacaaataatgtaacggttaaatacaacaataataatccacttaagatgagaagttaacaaaaaatatgcacaacattaaaaaaggcagaagggcgtagcaggggtgtcagactcagatgaggcagtcggccagatttgttggagtgagacctcatgggggccgtcattgtcatggtcattatcaattttctgcatgagtattatatagtggtgatttactcctttactacacccacttctgagcaaacaatgcatattggttcatcaagtactgtcatatactgctctttcttagaatatataactttaattcatatagtgtccactgttatcctctctacctgtccctgtcgtcatggcctcctcattgcaaatgtcgggctcatcattttcagcaggagactcttatctgctgctccgaagctacaaagaaaaattaagtcatattactgcatacttcaataccAATATCAATAgttagtatatatcaatatttgcataatatttgcaaagtctatggatcaccatattttgggtgatataaaaaggctaatattttaatacaatttaatatttttcttgggaataggttgacaacgctccaatgatattaatcaaggctacaacgttagccgaatagttatgttgctaatcattaggcctttgtctctctttaccagttgccacttgtgtttctcctcttgaaaataaatctgtaagcttggcacatttggcagcatcctcctccaatggctttccttttttcaacctggctttttcagcccctcctgccctcttcctcccgtccatcctccctgacgcgtatcgttgcggtcgggccggcccagctatccgtagctgagaaaactttttggaaaagaccgctcaggaccgaaccaactctattttggaggtGAGTTctctctcccaaattgagttggttgagttccataatggactgaaccaactctattatttgggaggggtgaattCCCTcacatggtacaacccatgcagaggctgcggtgtcagaatgctgaacgtgtgtagcccactttaagagaagatggactaacgtgacaaatgtcaacaaataaaattctcgaccggcccagaagtgaagcggcccaccgggaactctcccgattctcccgattatcCACCCCGGGCCtgtatactagtgctgtgaaaaataacgcgttaactcagttaattaaattacaggatttattagttggttttttttaacgcatttaacgcatgcgcagaatgagcttccaatccgtctgttgttggtcgtctctccagcagcatgtcattctgtctctacgtgtcgtgttaacacgactccgatctccgtctcgcgcgccgcagagctcggatcacttgccccccccccccccgtcaacaactcttctctcggctcgcgcggcagagctccgatgctggcgcgcgcactggtgagcaagttatgtgcccccctgtgtataaatgcagggctctcaagtgtcacgcatttcggtcttaactcacgtactcccgccacacatcgtatttctcacgctgaaaaaaactctcggctctttaatgttttaatgcaggggtgctcaatatgtcgatcgcggtcgccgcagagttccgatgccggtctgcgcgcatcgggacggagcaaagaaaagtcactagcacacacccccccccccccttcagaacatggattcattacaaatcaactgaaatattgcaagccttttattcttttaatattgctgattatggcttacagcttaagaaaactctaaaatcctatctcataaaattttaatatttcctcagaccaagtaaaaaaaaagatttataacagctgagtgtttgtcaaggctcaggaaacccttgcaggtgtttcgagttaattagacaattcaagtgatttgtttaataccctactagtatactttttcatgatattctaatatttagagataggatatttgagttttcttaagctgtaagccataatcagcaataaatcagaataacaggcttgcaatatttcagttgatttgtaatgaatccagaatgcatgacatttttgtttttttaattgcattacagaaaataaagaacttcatcacaatattctaattttctgagacagtcctgtacatgaaATCATCCGTGcctgttttttctctctgctaTGCTTCACATAGTCACACCGAATTATGATATTAATAAACAGACAGAAATGCCATTTCAAGAATTTTATtgaaaacatgaagaaacaaatCTAGTACAGACAATATAGAAATCAAAAAAGGACAAATGttaaaagaatatattttaTGCAATCTCTCTTAAAGCCACATCGTCTCTGCAGATTTCAACTGAGTGGATTATTCTTCCTGTTTTGCGAAACTCAAAGCATGTTGATACACTGATGATAacagttatgaatattatatccCATTGGTGATAATTAAACCCCTTAAATGTTCCTTTTATAGAATTTGAGGGAATACATCCTCCTTATGAACATCTGTGGAGATCAACAGAGTTACACCCACAgtccacaagtaataccatctTAATTTGAAAGACACAACAAATTTAAATCAGTACAACTGCAACCTTTGTCCAGTAGTTTATGTTCTGAAGGCAATTTAAGGTTCTTACTGCACCGCTAAGCGTCACAGAGCTCTCAGGTCTCTTTGAGAAgcctttcaaaagaaaaataacccTTTGTAAGAGTGACACATACTGAAAGatactttttatgttttaaccCTGAAGTTGTCCAAGTGAAACAAATGACTATTGACAAATAATATTCAGATAAAAACAAGTTCACAAAAGATATTATCCCTAAATATCTACACGTAAAAAGGACATTACTtctatttatttcaaaataGATCAGTCTGTCATTGTTGGGTTTGTTTTTATGTCTCAAATTGATTGCCGTCCTAATATTGACCACTGTGTCAGTATTGTAGTATTAAAACGTGGTCTGGTGTATCAATACACTGGATGTATGAAGACTACTTTAATGTGAATATGTATTGTTGGTAATGCATTGTTGTTCAGGGAATTTCTGATCGTAAAAAAAGAATCAGCCAGTTTGATtcacaggagagatgatcagaggggaggagtttttACCACCATCCTTAAGACCAGGTCTGAAGAATGGGAagagtttctccttgaaggagcgACCAGTAAAGGAGAAGATAAGAGCTGCAGCTTCAAcatcatagaaggagaccagacccacctcatagtccacaaacacccccagcTTGTGAGGGAcagacttcagggagagaagaaCTGAAGGACCGGCAAGAGCTTTATACTCATTTCCATTTCTCAACTGTAGAATCCAGTAACCCTTCTGATTACTCCATGTGAAGCTTCCCTTCCTGTTGATGGACTCTCTGGCCACTCCTAAATCCCAGTCAGTCTTTCCTTTAACTTGAACCTCAAAGTAAAATCTGCCTGAAGAGAAACTTTGCTTTGCTAAGACACAATAATCATGATAAAATCTCTCTGGGTTGTTTGGGAGATTCTTCATCACATCACCATGTCTCACTTGTGTCCcttcatcagacaggatgaggtgAGGATGAGCCGTTTCAGGATCAAGGGTCacatccactgcaaacttctggaccctcttcagctcaacttcaaccagcgtcttcatctttttactgagcgtctcctccagctgagacacagctctcctcacagtcccctcatatgatgctggaggaacactgacctgagaccagtcctcggtgggtggtgggtggtggatgttgagggactggacactcttGAGgacgtggaggtggtcttcagagagggagagcttctccacctcagtgctcctcttcatcagatcagagatctcctgttccatctctctgatggcgtattcagcctgtttctttgtgattctctgcttctcttctatcaTATTGATGAACTCGTTCAGTtttctctccacagactccttcagatcagtgaagacctgaacaccttctgctttctttctgtttgcatcttcctcactgagcttcacgttgtgttggacctcctgaatcttcagtcgtctcttctggatcatctcctgagtttcagcctctgtcttctgcagctccaccttctttccttcacattcttgtttcagaggaacaacattgtgcatcttgtggtccaacacagtgcagagcatgcagacacacgtctggtcggtcctacagaacagctccagaggtttctcgtgcttcagacacatcctgtcttccaggttctccacagggtccatcagctgatgtctcttcaggcatgaagctgtcaggtgaccctccaggtgagtctcacagtaggagaccagacacaccaggcaggacttcagggccttcagtttggttccagtgcagacatcacagggaacttctcctggtttggactcttgttgctctgaactgctgctgctggctttctgctgagtcgactgtctgaactgagaaaccatctcagaGAACAAAGTGTTGACCCTCAAATCTGGTCTGGTGGTGAAAACCTCTTGGCACATGGGACACtggcacctgtcactcacattccagtgttcagtgatgcactttttgcagaagttgtgtccacatggtgttgtgactggatcatTAAACACATCCtgacagacggagcacaggaactgatcttcagacagctGATTGCTGGCAGCAGCCATCTCTACACCCAGAGAACACAAGTCAAAGTGTCACTAAAAACGatttaaatacataattaatcATTAGAACTTTAGTTTAATTTGACTTTATTCCTTGACAGTTTTCACTTAAAGCAATCTGACCATGTGTcgaaattagggctgtcagcgttaacgagctaatctatgcgattaatttggccgcgattaacgcactcaaatattttaacgcaattaacgcaactttgtttacttccggtgtcgttgaagttgttgcactcctctgagtgtcaaaccgcggcagtccgcttccttcctcccgtctcctcgattcacagagaaacagagggcgacgtgtcggtgacgcggggtggaaggtgcaggtgactttttgttgttgttgctccgcctcgatgcgcgcgcagacacaccgacatggagctctgcggcgcgcgagacggagagccgagaagagtgaacgacagGTCGAGAcataatgacatgctgctgtcgagacgatcaacaacagacgtttagtttcataaaagaacaaagacgtcttgaagaaaagaaccttacattacttctgctgtaatctggtgctatagagaacattacagggggcggggcctcaccctgatagaatggtgggcgaaacactgggatgtgtcatatgcaaaagcctttaaaaggtgaatttacatttttttgtaaaatcgagaaaatgagcccagactccagagggttaacattacatatttgtcagtttaccaaggccactggttctgctgctgttcaatgttaaagatgacaggaccaatggtgtctcaaatacaccctttcttactaatctggatgtttcactgaagaaacaatttatcatccacgatattaaatacctcgctggcactttataggttggagcctctttgaaaacacagctctgtgtgaagttttgtctttaaaaaataatacaattaaacaagtgtctaaaatacacgctgtctgaagggattactcgttcatttagaagatttagtctttagaagaaaaaaaaccttttaatcgcaattaatgaatttcaaaatgtgcgattaattagttactttttttaaatcgattgacagccctagtcgtaatagaataataagagtttaacttcctgtttgatTAGAGCTTTGAGTTTTGTTTTGACACCagttattaaaacacagtaaataTCATCAGCTGTCACTCACCAGTTTGTGGGTCAGCTGTTGAGAAGACGAGCAAagtgtaatatttaatatttatctagacagaaagacagagactTGTCTCGACTGTCGCTCCGACAAACAGTAAGTTTCACTTCAGGAGTGTGACgtagaagccccgcctcctccagcagctctgtTTGGGAATTGgtgtttcctcctccaggttgAGACTCGACTGGACTTACAGACATGTGGCAGTTTACTCTCTGTAGGGAaactattgtatttttttaaacttccttTTCCTGCAGCCACCATAACCCTTTTCACCTAAATAAGTTAGTCCCACATGCAAACAATAAATAAGTTTGTATCACTTTACGGTCCAATGCAGCTCAGCAACAATCTTACTGTGAGTCCACAGCTCAGCTCTCTGTGAAGCTCTAACCTCCTCATGTAACGTTACTTCTTATCTCTACGTGTTGCTGAATCAGAGGACGTTGAATATGTGCAGTCTGTTAAAGCCTTTAACAAACGCTCCTCACTCTGAGGTGTGCTCTGCTGACACCTAGGGGTCACAGGAGGGAAACACACCTTTGGGGATTTAACTTAATGCCGGGTTCACACCAAAAGAGGTGCGACGCtttgcgaggggcggggcttatctccgcgTCTTTACTCCGTGAAAACCGTTATATTTACCGCCATCCACCACAGAAGAACtaaccacgagttctgcttTGTACTTGTTGTGGCGATCCCACAAACAGCGGAAAATATaatgccctcgtgtttgggttcataacattaatatcatatatatatttatacatgaaatCATCCGTGcctgttttttctctctgctaTGCTTCACATAGTCACACCGAATTATGATATTAATAAACAGACAGAAATGCCATTTCAAGAATTTTATtgaaaacatgaagaaacaaatCTAGTACAGACAATATAGAAATCAAAAAAGGACAAATGttaaaagaatatattttaTGCAATCTCTCTTAAAGCCACATCGTCTCTGCAGATTTCAACTGAGTGGATTATTCTTCCTGTTTTGCTAAACTCAAAGCATGTTTATACACTGATGATAacagttatgaatattatatccCATTGGTGATAATTATACCCCTTAAATGTTCCTTTTATAGAATTTGAGGGAATACATCCTCCTTATGAACATCTGTGGAGATCAACAGAGTTACACCCACAgtccacaagtaataccatcttaatttgaaagacacaaaaaatgtaaatcagtACAACTGCAACCTTTGTCCAGTAGTTTATGTTCTGAAGGCAATTTAAGGTTCTTACTGCACCGCTAAGCATCACAGAGCTCTCAGGTCTCTTTGAGAAgcctttcaaaagaaaaataacccTTTGTAAGAGTGACACATACTTAAAGatactttttatgttttaaccCTGAAGTTGTCTGAGTGAAACAAATGACAATTGACCAATAATATTCAGATAAAAACAAGTTCACAAAAGATATTATCACTAAATATCTACACGTAAAAAGGACATCACTtctatttatttcaaaataGATCAGTCTGTCATTGTTGGGTTTGTTTTTATGTCTCTAATTGATTGCCGTCCTAATATTGACCACTGTGTCAGTATTGTAGTATTAAAACTTGGTCTGGTGTATAAATACACTGGATGTATGAAGACTACTTTAATGTGAATATGTATTGTTGGTAATGCATTGTTGTTCAGGGAATTTCTgatcgtaaaaaaaagaatcagcCAGTTTGATtcacaggagagatgatcagaggggaggagtttttACCACCATGATTATGTCCAGGATAGATGAA
The nucleotide sequence above comes from Pseudoliparis swirei isolate HS2019 ecotype Mariana Trench chromosome 24, NWPU_hadal_v1, whole genome shotgun sequence. Encoded proteins:
- the LOC130190038 gene encoding E3 ubiquitin-protein ligase TRIM21-like, with amino-acid sequence MAAASNQLSEDQFLCSVCQDVFNDPVTTPCGHNFCKKCITEHWNVSDRCQCPMCQEVFTTRPDLRVNTLFSEMVSQFRQSTQQKASSSSSEQQESKPGEVPCDVCTGTKLKALKSCLVCLVSYCETHLEGHLTASCLKRHQLMDPVENLEDRMCLKHEKPLELFCRTDQTCVCMLCTVLDHKMHNVVPLKQECEGKKVELQKTEAETQEMIQKRRLKIQEVQHNVKLSEEDANRKKAEGVQVFTDLKESVERKLNEFINMIEEKQRITKKQAEYAIREMEQEISDLMKRSTEVEKLSLSEDHLHVLKSVQSLNIHHPPPTEDWSQVSVPPASYEGTVRRAVSQLEETLSKKMKTLVEVELKRVQKFAVDVTLDPETAHPHLILSDEGTQVRHGDVMKNLPNNPERFYHDYCVLAKQSFSSGRFYFEVQVKGKTDWDLGVARESINRKGSFTWSNQKGYWILQLRNGNEYKALAGPSVLLSLKSVPHKLGVFVDYEVGLVSFYDVEAAALIFSFTGRSFKEKLFPFFRPGLKDGGKNSSPLIISPVNQTG